From Sulfuracidifex tepidarius, one genomic window encodes:
- a CDS encoding ABC transporter permease subunit yields the protein MVVIYLVYSLLAKPKGTGALEFLLSKPVTREEIFVNKFLSGAMIVFILSGVFLITSSLTLVFLTGTSMELTPTLFMFLGLSLSLLAYYSLLFLIGSSVKSSAVFLGISISAFIFFFIEPVLFFILPNTIHVSKNEYYLEFYAPLAFMEHYAKEFLSPTVPVFYYSAPLEVVDVLFWIFVPFAIGYIIFTQLIKKRRLMSNK from the coding sequence ATGGTCGTCATTTACTTGGTCTATTCCCTCTTAGCTAAGCCGAAAGGGACGGGAGCCCTCGAGTTCCTTCTCTCAAAACCCGTCACTAGGGAGGAGATATTCGTCAACAAGTTCTTGAGCGGAGCCATGATCGTTTTTATCCTCTCAGGCGTCTTTCTGATCACGTCCTCTCTCACTTTGGTCTTCCTCACCGGGACCTCCATGGAGCTCACGCCCACCCTTTTCATGTTCCTTGGGCTCTCGTTATCTCTTTTAGCTTATTACTCCCTGTTATTCCTGATAGGGAGTTCCGTAAAGAGCTCAGCGGTCTTCCTGGGAATATCTATCTCCGCATTCATATTCTTCTTCATAGAACCAGTGCTGTTCTTCATCCTACCTAATACGATACATGTAAGTAAGAACGAATACTACCTCGAGTTCTACGCTCCTTTAGCCTTCATGGAGCACTACGCTAAGGAGTTCCTTTCCCCAACTGTTCCCGTCTTTTACTACAGTGCCCCACTGGAAGTGGTAGACGTACTCTTTTGGATATTCGTACCGTTTGCGATAGGATATATCATCTTTACTCAGTTAATAAAAAAGAGGAGGCTGATGAGCAACAAATAA
- a CDS encoding nucleotidyltransferase domain-containing protein — MVKSKSAIESQKRMEELVRDTVYRLNERFPLREVYVFGSRARGDYKDTSDIDLIFVVDGMKDVGIIERMEAISPFIRGDVDFVVISPEEKEGHKLMKGARKVWGRGEGFLGLPVDRSD, encoded by the coding sequence ATGGTTAAATCAAAGTCTGCAATAGAGAGTCAGAAGAGAATGGAGGAACTCGTCAGGGACACGGTTTACCGGTTGAATGAGAGATTTCCCCTCAGGGAAGTGTACGTGTTCGGATCTAGGGCTAGGGGTGATTACAAGGACACAAGCGACATAGACCTTATTTTCGTCGTAGACGGGATGAAAGACGTAGGAATAATTGAAAGGATGGAGGCAATATCTCCTTTCATAAGGGGGGACGTAGACTTCGTGGTCATATCTCCTGAGGAGAAGGAAGGACACAAGCTCATGAAGGGGGCAAGGAAAGTCTGGGGAAGAGGAGAAGGTTTCCTCGGCTTGCCGGTGGACCGTTCTGACTAG
- a CDS encoding HEPN domain-containing protein has protein sequence MEEYKKWMVQAKEDLKTAEILHENGRYYASVFFCHQSVEKGLKALLIKGRKDPGKTHSLSDLLEMIETDLGIQVPTRVEKAVNQILPHYTLSRYPDVSDSLPSRIYDVETSERIMRSCKEVLEWLNQSLQ, from the coding sequence ATGGAGGAGTACAAGAAGTGGATGGTTCAGGCTAAAGAGGACTTAAAGACAGCCGAAATCCTCCATGAAAACGGTAGGTATTATGCTTCTGTGTTCTTTTGCCACCAGAGCGTGGAAAAAGGACTTAAGGCCTTACTAATCAAGGGACGAAAAGACCCTGGTAAGACACACTCGCTCTCGGATTTGCTCGAGATGATAGAAACGGACTTAGGTATTCAAGTTCCGACTCGTGTGGAGAAGGCCGTGAACCAGATTTTACCGCACTATACACTGAGCAGGTATCCCGACGTGTCAGACTCTCTTCCTTCTAGGATATATGACGTGGAGACCAGCGAGCGTATCATGAGGAGTTGTAAGGAGGTGTTAGAATGGTTAAATCAAAGTCTGCAATAG